From Myxococcota bacterium, a single genomic window includes:
- a CDS encoding response regulator: MAKRVLIADDAAFMREMLRDILTDGGYEIAAEAADGNEAVSAFAKHHPDLVTLDIVMPRKSGLEALREIIAGHPGACVVMCSALGQEALVMEALEAGARDFIVKPFKPDHVLEVAQKAIAKASE, from the coding sequence ATGGCAAAGCGGGTTCTGATTGCGGACGACGCGGCCTTCATGCGCGAGATGCTCCGCGACATCCTGACGGACGGAGGCTACGAGATCGCGGCCGAGGCGGCCGACGGCAACGAGGCGGTGTCGGCGTTCGCCAAGCACCATCCCGATCTCGTGACTCTCGACATCGTGATGCCGCGCAAGAGCGGGCTCGAGGCGCTGCGCGAGATCATCGCCGGCCACCCGGGCGCATGCGTGGTGATGTGCAGCGCGCTCGGCCAGGAGGCGCTCGTGATGGAGGCGCTCGAGGCCGGCGCGCGCGACTTCATCGTGAAGCCCTTCAAGCCGGACCACGTGCTGGAAGTCGCCCAGAAGGCCATCGCCAAAGCATCCGAGTGA
- a CDS encoding Hpt domain-containing protein, whose amino-acid sequence MNLEKYRTLFVDESSEHLQEMTRALSALSAGDEPPAEAIDTLFRMAHSIKGMAASLDYGAASTLAHRLEDWMEPLRSGSAPVEPAGLALVAEAIAALEEMVACVDETGAAPQPREDLCARLSEARPDARMGTPPTPQPVAPLKKKLQRPLHRRSPARSVFARRRSIASWPR is encoded by the coding sequence TTGAACCTCGAAAAGTACAGGACGCTGTTCGTCGACGAGTCGAGCGAGCATCTCCAGGAGATGACGCGCGCGCTCTCGGCGCTCTCGGCGGGCGACGAGCCGCCGGCGGAGGCGATCGACACGCTGTTCCGCATGGCGCACTCGATCAAGGGCATGGCGGCGTCGCTCGACTACGGCGCCGCGTCGACGCTCGCGCACCGGCTCGAGGACTGGATGGAGCCGCTGCGTTCGGGCTCTGCGCCGGTCGAGCCCGCGGGCCTCGCGCTCGTGGCCGAGGCGATCGCCGCGCTCGAGGAGATGGTCGCGTGCGTGGACGAGACCGGTGCCGCTCCGCAGCCGCGCGAAGACCTGTGCGCGCGACTCAGTGAGGCCCGGCCCGATGCTCGCATGGGCACCCCACCCACGCCCCAGCCCGTCGCGCCGCTCAAAAAAAAACTCCAGCGGCCGCTCCACCGCCGCTCTCCCGCACGGTCCGTGTTCGCACGGAGGCGATCGATCGCTTCCTGGCCGCGGTAG